A single genomic interval of Astyanax mexicanus isolate ESR-SI-001 chromosome 4, AstMex3_surface, whole genome shotgun sequence harbors:
- the LOC125801314 gene encoding zinc finger protein 271-like has product MEKHQHSVKSFTKQSDLKKHQRIHTGEKPYYCTDCGGSFNRQSHLQQHQRIHTGEKPYHCSDCGGTFNRQSHLQQHQRIHTGEKPYHCSDCGKSFNQQSTLKTHQRIHTGEKPYHCSDCGKIFTTQSELKRHQRIHTGEKPYYCSDCGKSFNQQSTLKTHQRIHTGEKPYRCSDCGRSFTAQSDLKKHQRIHTGEKPYHCSDCGKSFTEQSSLKNHQRIHTGVKPYYCSDCGNIFTTQSNLKNHQRIHTGEKPYHCSDCGKSFTTQSNLKNHQRIHTGEKPYHCSDCGKSFTTQSNLKNHQRIHTGEKPYYCSDCEKSFAKQSQLKNHQRIHTGEKTVPNLFHGNKKRKS; this is encoded by the coding sequence atggagaaacatcagcactctgtcaagagttttactaaacagagtgatctcaaaaaacatcagcgcattcacacaggagagaaaccgtattactgcacagactgtggggggagttttaatcgacagagtcatctccaacaacaccagcgcattcacacaggagagaaaccgtatcactgctcagactgtggggggacttttaatcgacagagtcatctccaacaacaccagcgcattcacacaggagagaaaccgtatcactgctcagactgtgggaagagttttaatcaacagagtactctcaaaacacatcagcgcattcacacaggagagaaaccgtatcactgctcagactgtgggaagatttttactacccagagtgaacttaaacgacaccagcgcattcacacaggagagaaaccatattactgctcagactgtgggaagagttttaatcaacagagtactctcaaaacacaccagcgcattcacacaggagagaaaccgtatcgttgctcagactgtgggaggagttttacagcacagagtgatctcaaaaaacaccaacgcattcacacaggagagaaaccgtatcactgctcagactgtgggaagagttttactgaacagagtagtctcaaaaaccatcagcgcattcacactggagtaaaaccatattactgctcagactgtgggaatatttttactacacagagtaatctcaaaaatcaccagcgcattcacacaggagagaaaccgtatcactgctcagactgtgggaagagttttactacacagagtaatctcaaaaatcaccagcgcattcacacaggagagaaaccgtatcactgctcagactgtgggaagagttttactacacagagtaatctcaaaaatcaccagcgcattcacaccggagagaaaccgtattactgttcagaTTGTGAGAAGAGTTTTGCTAAACAGAGTCAACTTAAAaatcatcagcgcattcacacaggagagaaaactgtcccaaatttgttccacggcaataaaaagcgcaaatcgtaa